From the genome of Arthrobacter russicus:
TGCGCGTCGGTGAACTGTTGGAACTCGCGGACCGGGATCTGCTCCGCAGCCGGATACGCTTCGAACCGGCGCGGAATGACATTCGCGGAATACCGTTCCACGAACTCGCCGCAGGCGGAGCCGAAGAGCTGCCCGGCAGTCAGGCCGAAACCCATGCTGGACCTGCGCGAGATGGCAGTCCCGGTGCAGGCGGGGAGATTGGGTGCCTGCACTGCGAACGCCGGTACCTGGACCGAACCCGGGGCCAATCTGACCTCGCGCAGGGCGGGGATGAGCCCGACGTCGGCCCCGACGAGCCCTTCACTCAGGACGGGGAAGGGAGCCAGGGATAGTTGGTCGAGAATATCCCGCTCTTTGAACAGGTAGGGCATCGGGGAACACTCCAAACTCGGGAGCAGTAGGCGGTCAGGGAATCCGGAGTGAACACGAGGCAGGCTCCGATCGACTCGCCGCGCTGCTGGTAAAACGCGGAGTCGGCGAGGCGCCGGGCCAGATTGAGCCCGAGCAGGAGATCGGCCCGGTCGAATTCCCGGATCGCATCCGCCGAGTTCAGCAAGAGGTATTCGTCAGGCCATTCGGTCAAAGCCGCGCGGCGGACGAGCAGGCATTCGAAACATGCCGTGATGCCGGGCACCACGGCCGGGCCGATGACGATCTTTTCGCCGTCGGAAGGGAGCAGCGGAACGTGGCAGAGCCCGGAATCCCAGTACCGCTTGGCGGCTTGCAGCATTTCCGAAACCGATTCGCGGACGAGTACGGCCGGCAGCGTCGGCGAATTGCTGGTCCGGGCGAATCCGGAGCAGGTCTGCTGGTCCAACAGCTGCTCCGGCGCGTCCAGGCTGAGTTCCCGTGCGGCGCGCCCGGGGCCGAAGTCCAATTGCCGGATCTGTCCGATCAATCGCGAGGACGCAGTGACCACGCCAGTGTTGGCGAGCGACCGCAAGAGGCGTTCCGGGTCCTGCAGATCCGGAACGCCTCCCGCAACCTGCGCCACGGTTCGGGGCTCCGCAAGGAATTCGAACAACCGCCTGGCCAGTTCCTGGTTGTCCCGGAAACGCACCAGTGAACTGCCCAGCACCAAGGCGAAACAGTCGGTGAAATCGGCCTTCCTGGTTCCTGCGGCCGTGACGTAGGTGACCGGCATGGTGCTCAGGGCTGGCTGGGCTTGGTGGTGCTGGAGCAGGAACACGAAGTGGAGCTGCACAGCGAGACGCCGTCCTGCATGGTCGCGGTGCGCGCCGTGGAACCGGTGAACTCGAACTCGAGCTCCTTGAGCAGTTCCGGCATCACGGTTCCCGGTCGGGTCTCCGCGGGGTCGAAGGTGATCGCCGGAAGCACTGGAGGCAGATCGATGGCGGGTTGCGGGGTAGCGATCCGATTCATGGTTCTCCTATCTCGGGATTTGCCGGCGAGCGGTGAAGCGTCCGGCATGCCTCCGGGGTCGGAGGCATGGCAGCGACTTTATTTCAGCGACTGACGAATCGTCAACCGGTGTTTGACGAGCTTGTGGATATCCCATCCGACGCTCCGGCCTGCCGCAGCGCATTGATGATTTGATGGGGGAATGAAGCTCACGGCGAAGGCGATGACCCGGCTGCGGCTGCATTCGCAACTGCTGCTGGCCGAGAAGGCCGCGGATCCGGTGGCGGCAGCCGGCTGGATGACGGCGCTGCAGGGGCAGGACCTTCCCGGGGTGCTCTATTCGCTCGGCCTGCGAACGTCGCGGCCATCCCGGATGGCGGTACGGCAGGCATTCGATTCGGGAGACCTGGTGCGGACCTGGTTGATGCGCGGCACGCTGCATGTCTGCCGCGCGTCGGACCTGGTCTGGATCCTTTCGCTGACGGCCGGGCGAATGGCGGCAGCGCTGGCCCCCCGGCTCGATGCGGCGGGCATCGCCGAACCGGACTTGGCCGCTGCCCTGGACGTCGCCCTGGACCGGCTGGGCTCCGGCGCAGCGGGTCGCGAGGAGCTGTTCGACGCTTTCGAGGCGGCTGGCCAATCGACCGGAGGCCAGCGCGGCGGATATCTGCTCAATGCGCTCAGTATCCGGGGCCAGTTGGTCCAGGGTCCGTTCCGCGGCGAGCGGCAGCTGTTCGCCGCGGCGGCCGATTGGCTGCCGGCGCCGCGCGAACTCGAACGTGATGCGGCTCTGGCGGAGCTGGCCTCCCGGTACTTCCGTTCGCATGCTCCGGCGACGCTGCGTGATTTCAGCTGGTGGTGCCAACTGACCTTGACCGACTGCCGGCGCGCGGTGGCCGCGCTCGGGGATGCGCTGTCGACCGTGGAGTTCGCCGGCCGGGAGTACCTGGTCCCGACGACGGCGGTGAACTCGGCGGAGCCACCCGGCAACTTGGCCGCGGCGCACCTGTTGCCCGGGTTCGACGAGTACCTGCTGGGTTACGCGGATCGTGGCCTGGCGCTCACTGCGGAAAATGCCGGGCGCATCGTCCCGGGGAACAACGGGGTGTTCCTGCCCACGATGCTCCGTTCCGGGCGGGTCGTCGGCACCTGGCGGAAATCCGGGACCGGCCCGGGCGTCGACGAGGTCGAGTTT
Proteins encoded in this window:
- a CDS encoding winged helix DNA-binding domain-containing protein; the protein is MKLTAKAMTRLRLHSQLLLAEKAADPVAAAGWMTALQGQDLPGVLYSLGLRTSRPSRMAVRQAFDSGDLVRTWLMRGTLHVCRASDLVWILSLTAGRMAAALAPRLDAAGIAEPDLAAALDVALDRLGSGAAGREELFDAFEAAGQSTGGQRGGYLLNALSIRGQLVQGPFRGERQLFAAAADWLPAPRELERDAALAELASRYFRSHAPATLRDFSWWCQLTLTDCRRAVAALGDALSTVEFAGREYLVPTTAVNSAEPPGNLAAAHLLPGFDEYLLGYADRGLALTAENAGRIVPGNNGVFLPTMLRSGRVVGTWRKSGTGPGVDEVEFSPFGELSANGLRSVRTAARKRRDYLGR